Proteins from a genomic interval of Amycolatopsis sp. cg13:
- a CDS encoding hemolysin family protein, giving the protein MSDWLNIALVVVLLLANAFFVGAEFTLISSRRDRLEALLEQGKTRAQIVINASKHVSQMLAGAQLGITICSLLLGRLGEPAVAHRLSGFFDLLGLPDQLLHPISFAIALAFITMLHVLIGEMVPKNLAIAEPERLALWLVPVHVAWVKVANPIIAFLNFVANSLLRLMKVEPKDELETAYSSDELAELLSESRQEGLLEQSEHQRLSQTLSSVAKTVADVLVPTSELTTLPCGPTLGDVERAVSTTGFSRFPVCTEDGSLTGYIHVKDVLDLVGQDPSTVVPDDKTRPLTELRSDARLDVALSAMRKEGSHLARALDASGAAVGVVALEDLVEEYVGTVRDGTHVAA; this is encoded by the coding sequence GTGAGCGACTGGCTGAACATCGCACTGGTCGTGGTCCTGCTGCTGGCCAACGCGTTCTTCGTGGGCGCGGAATTCACCCTGATCTCCTCGCGCCGCGACCGGCTGGAAGCGTTGCTGGAGCAGGGAAAGACGCGCGCGCAGATCGTCATCAACGCGAGCAAGCACGTTTCGCAGATGCTGGCCGGGGCGCAGCTCGGGATCACGATCTGCTCGCTGCTGCTCGGCCGCCTGGGCGAGCCCGCGGTCGCGCACCGGCTGTCCGGCTTCTTCGACCTGCTCGGCCTGCCCGACCAGCTGCTGCACCCGATCTCGTTCGCGATCGCGCTGGCGTTCATCACCATGCTGCACGTGCTGATCGGCGAGATGGTGCCGAAGAACCTCGCGATCGCCGAACCGGAGCGGCTGGCGCTGTGGCTCGTGCCGGTGCACGTGGCGTGGGTGAAGGTGGCGAACCCGATCATCGCGTTCCTCAACTTCGTCGCGAATTCCTTGCTGCGCCTGATGAAGGTGGAGCCGAAGGACGAGCTGGAGACCGCGTACAGCTCCGACGAACTGGCCGAACTGCTCAGCGAATCGCGCCAGGAGGGACTGCTCGAGCAGTCCGAGCATCAGCGGCTTTCGCAGACGCTGTCGTCGGTCGCCAAGACCGTCGCGGACGTCCTGGTGCCGACCTCGGAACTCACGACGCTCCCCTGCGGGCCGACGCTCGGCGATGTCGAGCGAGCGGTGTCCACCACCGGGTTCTCGCGATTCCCGGTGTGCACAGAGGACGGTTCGCTCACCGGCTACATCCACGTGAAGGACGTTCTGGATCTCGTCGGCCAGGACCCCAGCACGGTCGTGCCGGACGACAAAACGCGGCCGCTCACCGAATTGCGGTCGGACGCGCGGCTGGACGTCGCGCTTTCGGCCATGCGCAAGGAAGGCAGCCACCTCGCGCGGGCGCTCGACGCTTCCGGCGCGGCGGTCGGCGTGGTGGCGCTGGAAGACCTCGTCGAGGAATACGTGGGGACCGTTCGCGACGGCACCCACGTGGCGGCATGA
- a CDS encoding LysR substrate-binding domain-containing protein, which yields MELSLHRLRMLRELHRRGTVTAAAAALHYTASAVSQQLAQLERDVGAKLFERLGRRVQLTELGILLTEHAEEILGSVERATLALEEAQGSMSARLTAGVWASVASGLLPTALTALAADYPGIQVRTKELAPEATADAVRDGSLDLSFVIDYSDAPMEWSDGLERAVVAVERMHAAVPAGALPAATVPLDALAEHPWILASPKSHFGRAIRIACQRHGFQPKINHEVEEQSTAMAMVGAGLGVTLVSDLGLRLLRPPGIDVVALAPPLLRTVSIAYRRTEIRRPALHLVIAAVQKAAAELGLGTEPALP from the coding sequence ATGGAGCTTTCGTTGCACCGCTTGAGGATGCTCCGCGAACTGCATCGCAGGGGCACGGTCACCGCGGCTGCCGCGGCGCTGCATTACACCGCTTCGGCGGTGTCGCAGCAACTCGCGCAGCTGGAACGCGACGTCGGCGCGAAGCTGTTCGAACGGCTCGGCCGCCGGGTCCAGCTGACTGAACTCGGCATTCTGCTCACCGAGCACGCCGAGGAGATCCTGGGGTCGGTCGAGCGCGCGACGCTCGCACTGGAGGAAGCGCAGGGCTCGATGTCCGCGCGGCTCACCGCGGGAGTCTGGGCGTCCGTAGCGTCCGGTTTGCTGCCGACCGCGCTCACCGCTTTGGCCGCGGATTACCCCGGAATCCAAGTGCGGACCAAGGAACTGGCCCCGGAGGCGACCGCGGACGCGGTGCGGGACGGCTCGCTGGACCTGTCGTTCGTCATCGACTACTCCGATGCCCCGATGGAGTGGAGCGACGGCTTGGAGCGCGCGGTCGTCGCGGTGGAACGGATGCACGCGGCGGTCCCGGCGGGCGCGCTGCCGGCGGCCACGGTGCCGCTCGACGCGCTCGCGGAGCACCCGTGGATCCTGGCGAGCCCTAAGTCCCATTTCGGCCGTGCGATCCGGATTGCCTGCCAGCGGCACGGTTTCCAGCCGAAAATCAATCACGAGGTCGAGGAACAGTCGACCGCGATGGCGATGGTCGGCGCCGGTCTGGGTGTCACGTTGGTGTCCGATCTGGGCCTGCGGCTGCTGCGCCCGCCGGGGATCGACGTGGTCGCGCTGGCCCCGCCGTTGCTGCGGACGGTGTCGATCGCGTATCGCCGCACGGAGATCCGGCGCCCGGCGTTGCACCTGGTGATCGCGGCGGTGCAGAAGGCGGCGGCCGAGTTGGGGCTCGGTACGGAGCCTGCTTTGCCGTGA
- a CDS encoding WXG100 family type VII secretion target: protein MDGKQIFDNFRGGDTSGLRAAAAKVQELSAAYLERAQSVKDLQERMARSWTGDSADAAKAGAGPVEAGFRESADPLDLTSASMDTQASSFESSRHAVVDVPPRPERPQPWAGPLQAVLPASAAPVSFQDGIDRFHGANENNVRVMEQYHGVTANTKRVLPRQYGPIVPDSAAVHRTASDSTSTQAATSHDRNGPGPALLPTPVSEPAQRGSGTAVGGAPVTQGRPGDGLHRRPDYLLESDPEGAFGVDGSATLPVLGDEEE from the coding sequence GTGGACGGCAAGCAGATCTTCGACAACTTCCGCGGCGGCGACACGTCCGGCCTGCGTGCCGCCGCGGCGAAGGTCCAGGAGCTGTCCGCGGCCTACCTGGAGCGCGCACAGAGCGTGAAAGACCTGCAGGAGCGGATGGCGCGGTCGTGGACCGGCGACTCCGCGGACGCGGCGAAAGCGGGCGCGGGACCGGTCGAGGCCGGGTTCCGGGAGTCCGCCGACCCGCTCGACCTCACCAGCGCGTCGATGGACACCCAGGCCAGCAGCTTCGAAAGCTCCCGGCACGCGGTCGTCGACGTGCCGCCCCGCCCGGAGCGGCCGCAGCCGTGGGCCGGGCCGCTGCAGGCGGTGCTCCCCGCGTCGGCCGCGCCAGTGTCCTTTCAGGACGGAATCGACCGCTTCCACGGCGCGAACGAGAACAACGTGCGGGTGATGGAGCAGTACCACGGTGTCACCGCGAACACGAAACGCGTGCTGCCCCGGCAATACGGCCCGATCGTCCCCGACAGCGCCGCTGTGCACCGGACCGCTTCGGACAGCACGAGCACCCAAGCCGCCACGAGCCACGACCGCAACGGCCCCGGCCCCGCCTTGCTGCCGACCCCGGTGAGCGAACCGGCCCAGCGCGGCTCCGGCACGGCCGTCGGCGGTGCGCCGGTCACGCAAGGCCGCCCGGGCGACGGCCTGCACCGGCGGCCCGACTACCTCCTCGAATCCGATCCGGAGGGCGCTTTCGGCGTGGACGGTTCGGCGACCCTGCCGGTTCTCGGCGACGAGGAGGAGTAG
- a CDS encoding TIGR03086 family metal-binding protein: MDLLAAHGSALDVFDAAVHSVGSGDWARATPCTDWSVRDLVNHLTVEQLWVPHLLAGATLDEVGTRYDGDVLGDDPLSVWEKASAAAREAWLSPGALRRTVHVSFGLMPAEEYGWQMTLDLAVHGWDLATALGRPNPVPGLLAGRLLDVLRPMIDDWQGLGLFDPPVAAGRTAAAPDRLVALLGRRPR; this comes from the coding sequence GTGGATCTCCTCGCCGCCCACGGCAGCGCACTGGACGTGTTCGACGCAGCCGTGCACTCCGTCGGCTCCGGCGACTGGGCGCGCGCCACGCCGTGCACCGACTGGTCAGTACGCGATCTGGTGAACCATCTGACGGTCGAACAACTCTGGGTACCGCATCTGCTCGCCGGGGCGACGCTCGACGAGGTCGGCACCCGCTACGACGGCGACGTCCTCGGCGACGACCCGCTCTCGGTCTGGGAAAAGGCTTCCGCCGCCGCCCGTGAAGCGTGGCTCTCCCCCGGGGCGCTACGCCGCACCGTGCACGTCTCGTTCGGGCTGATGCCCGCCGAGGAGTACGGCTGGCAGATGACGCTCGACCTCGCCGTCCACGGCTGGGACCTCGCCACCGCGCTCGGCCGGCCGAATCCGGTGCCCGGCCTGCTGGCCGGACGGCTGCTCGACGTGCTGCGCCCGATGATCGACGACTGGCAGGGGCTCGGGCTGTTCGACCCGCCGGTCGCGGCGGGCCGCACCGCCGCGGCTCCCGACCGGCTCGTCGCTCTGCTCGGCCGCCGTCCGCGCTGA
- a CDS encoding hemolysin family protein: MIHVLLSVLGVLAFLLLTIGTGLAVAAEFSLTALERSTVDADVRQVGDKRSRTVQKAHRTLSFQLSGAQVAITLTTLVTGFLAEPLIGDLVRPLLDAMGLPESAASGVAVAVALVLATFLSMILGEMVPKNLAIARPLPTARAVSGYHARFSALFRWLITLMNNSANFLVRKFGIEPQEELRSARSPQELGSIVRSSAESGKLDTSTAELLDRSLRFGDRTADELMTPRVQVESLTVDDTIDDLIDISRRTGFSRFPVYTEDLDDVQGAVHVKQAFAVPAADRATTRIRSAMRPVPTVPESLPGDDLLNRLRDSRYQLAIVVDEYGGTAGLVTLEDVVEEIIGDVRDEHDDREAPAAQQLGADRWLVSGQLRADEVRDVTGFRMPEGDYETIAGLILERLGAIPAEGDAVEVDGWRLAVTSMDRHRVAEVQVRPAEREVSA, from the coding sequence GTGATCCACGTCCTGCTTTCCGTGCTCGGCGTGCTGGCATTCCTTCTTCTCACGATCGGCACCGGCCTCGCCGTGGCCGCCGAGTTCTCGCTGACCGCGCTCGAGCGCAGCACCGTCGACGCGGACGTCCGCCAAGTCGGTGACAAGCGTTCGCGCACCGTGCAGAAAGCGCACCGCACGCTGAGCTTCCAGCTGTCCGGCGCGCAGGTCGCGATCACGCTCACCACTCTGGTCACCGGTTTCCTGGCCGAGCCGCTCATCGGCGACCTGGTCCGGCCGCTGCTCGACGCCATGGGCCTGCCCGAATCGGCGGCGTCCGGGGTCGCGGTGGCGGTCGCGCTGGTGCTGGCCACGTTCCTGTCGATGATCCTCGGCGAGATGGTGCCGAAGAACCTCGCGATCGCCCGGCCGCTGCCGACCGCGCGCGCGGTTTCCGGCTACCACGCCCGGTTCTCCGCGCTGTTCCGCTGGCTCATCACGCTGATGAACAACAGCGCGAACTTCCTCGTCCGCAAGTTCGGCATCGAACCGCAGGAGGAGCTCCGTTCCGCGCGGTCGCCGCAGGAGCTCGGCTCGATCGTCCGCTCCAGCGCGGAAAGCGGGAAGCTCGACACGTCCACCGCGGAACTGCTGGACCGCTCGCTGCGCTTCGGCGACCGCACCGCGGACGAACTGATGACCCCGCGCGTGCAGGTCGAATCGCTCACCGTGGACGACACGATCGACGACCTCATCGACATCTCGCGGCGCACCGGGTTCTCGCGGTTCCCGGTCTACACCGAGGATCTCGACGACGTCCAGGGCGCCGTGCACGTCAAGCAGGCCTTCGCCGTGCCCGCCGCCGACCGCGCGACCACCCGGATCCGCTCGGCGATGCGCCCGGTGCCGACGGTGCCGGAATCGCTGCCCGGCGACGATCTGCTGAACCGGCTGCGCGATTCGCGCTACCAGCTCGCGATCGTGGTCGACGAGTACGGCGGCACCGCCGGGCTGGTGACGCTGGAGGACGTGGTCGAGGAGATCATCGGCGACGTCCGCGACGAGCACGACGACCGCGAGGCCCCGGCCGCGCAGCAGCTCGGCGCGGACCGCTGGCTCGTGTCCGGGCAGCTGCGCGCGGACGAGGTCCGCGACGTCACCGGCTTCCGGATGCCCGAGGGCGACTACGAAACCATCGCCGGCCTGATCCTGGAGCGGCTCGGGGCCATCCCGGCCGAGGGCGACGCCGTCGAGGTCGACGGCTGGCGGCTCGCGGTCACCAGCATGGACCGGCACCGCGTCGCCGAGGTCCAGGTCCGCCCGGCCGAACGCGAGGTGAGCGCGTGA
- the pip gene encoding prolyl aminopeptidase, with protein MRYPEIEPYDSGLLDVGDGHQVYWETCGNPDGKPVAVLHGGPGTGCSEGMRQFFDPSRYRIVLMDQRGCGRSTPHAGDTVDALKANTASHLIADLELLREKLGIERWQLFGGSWGCVLGLAYAERHPDRVTEIVMMGLATDRQLEIDLLTGGLAGMFPEAYARFRDGVPETERDGDLAAAYYRLLTNPDPAVHEPAAQRWSDWESAMLPGVPPSPKFEDPRFNLAFTRLVTHYFSQGCFLEDGGILRNAGKLAGIPTVLVQGILDLSSLVGTPWLLERAIPDAELILVGGAGHTTAVPDMENALIKATDKFATRT; from the coding sequence GTGCGCTATCCGGAAATCGAACCGTACGACAGCGGCCTCCTGGACGTCGGCGACGGCCACCAGGTGTACTGGGAAACCTGCGGCAACCCCGACGGCAAACCAGTAGCCGTCCTCCACGGCGGTCCAGGAACCGGCTGCAGCGAAGGAATGCGCCAATTCTTCGACCCATCGCGCTACCGAATAGTCCTTATGGACCAACGAGGCTGCGGCCGTAGCACCCCACACGCAGGCGACACCGTCGACGCCCTGAAGGCGAACACCGCCAGCCACCTGATCGCGGACCTGGAACTGCTGCGAGAAAAACTGGGAATCGAACGCTGGCAACTCTTCGGGGGCTCGTGGGGCTGCGTACTAGGCCTGGCCTACGCGGAACGCCACCCCGACCGAGTGACGGAAATCGTCATGATGGGCCTGGCCACCGACCGCCAGCTGGAAATCGACCTGCTGACCGGCGGCCTGGCCGGAATGTTCCCGGAGGCTTACGCGAGATTCCGCGACGGCGTACCGGAAACCGAACGAGACGGCGACCTCGCAGCCGCCTACTACCGCCTCCTCACCAACCCGGACCCGGCAGTCCACGAGCCGGCCGCACAGCGCTGGAGCGACTGGGAATCCGCAATGCTTCCCGGCGTCCCCCCGTCGCCGAAATTCGAAGACCCCCGCTTCAACCTGGCCTTTACTCGCCTGGTCACCCACTACTTCTCCCAAGGCTGCTTCCTGGAAGACGGCGGAATCCTCCGCAACGCAGGCAAATTGGCCGGAATCCCCACAGTCCTAGTACAAGGCATCCTTGACCTGAGCAGCCTGGTAGGCACCCCCTGGCTGCTGGAACGCGCAATCCCAGACGCAGAACTGATCCTGGTAGGCGGCGCAGGCCACACCACAGCAGTCCCGGACATGGAAAACGCACTCATCAAGGCCACAGACAAATTCGCCACCCGTACATGA
- a CDS encoding helix-turn-helix domain-containing protein translates to MPRVSQDHLDARRRQILDGSRVCFARYGYEGATVRRLEEATGLSRGAIFHHFRDKESLFLALAEDDAVRMADVVAEQGLVQVMRDLLAGNSEHPADWLGTRLEVSRRLRTDPEFRGRWAERSQQLTEATRDRLEWQRKAGNLRDDVDVSVLTAFLELVLEGLVSHLAMGLPGDDLGPVLDLVEETVRRHRPGART, encoded by the coding sequence ATGCCACGGGTCAGCCAGGATCACCTCGACGCACGCCGGCGCCAGATCCTCGACGGCTCGCGCGTGTGTTTCGCACGCTACGGCTACGAGGGTGCCACGGTTCGCCGTCTCGAAGAAGCCACCGGTTTGTCGCGCGGGGCGATCTTCCACCACTTCCGCGACAAGGAGTCGCTCTTCCTCGCCCTCGCCGAGGACGACGCGGTGCGGATGGCCGACGTCGTCGCCGAACAGGGCCTGGTCCAGGTCATGCGCGACCTGCTGGCCGGCAACAGCGAGCACCCGGCGGACTGGCTCGGCACCCGGCTGGAAGTGTCCCGGCGGCTGCGCACCGACCCGGAGTTCCGCGGCCGGTGGGCGGAACGCTCTCAGCAGCTGACCGAGGCGACCCGCGACCGGCTCGAATGGCAGCGCAAGGCCGGCAACCTGCGCGACGACGTCGACGTCAGCGTGCTGACCGCGTTCTTGGAACTCGTGCTGGAGGGGCTCGTGTCGCACCTCGCGATGGGGCTTCCGGGCGACGACCTCGGCCCGGTGCTCGACCTGGTCGAGGAGACCGTGCGGCGGCACCGGCCGGGCGCGCGGACCTAG
- a CDS encoding glutamate-cysteine ligase family protein: protein MTAVHDFPDRSGSAANLTARVLADRAEGEQYVASVCFKHGPPRLLGVELEFTVHHTGDPVRPLDPDVLATALGPHTPRTLRPDSPAIPLPAGSPVSLEPGCQVEISSPPQASLRDLHAAVEADLAHLTGLLARHGLELGAAGIDEHRPPRRVLRTPRYAAMERRFAPIGAGGITMMCSTAGLQICVDAGEAHEVAARWAAAHAMGPPLLALFANSRVHAGADTGFASARWLAVLETEPVRSQSPEPGTDPAREWARRMMDTPLMVFPRGERPWDAPDGLTFAEWIGGRGAAAVLRRPTVADLDYHLTTMFTPVRPQGYLELRYLDGQPPGEWLPPVALVTALLANQSTVDKVREVCAPAAGRWVDAAQCGMADAQLAAVARELVELGIAELPASGLPESTVDGLAAGLRARAAGVPRQDR, encoded by the coding sequence ATGACTGCAGTGCACGATTTTCCGGACAGATCCGGGAGCGCGGCGAACCTGACCGCGCGGGTGCTTGCCGACCGCGCGGAGGGGGAGCAGTACGTCGCTTCGGTGTGTTTCAAGCACGGCCCGCCGAGACTGCTCGGGGTGGAACTCGAGTTCACCGTGCACCACACCGGCGACCCGGTCCGCCCTCTCGACCCCGATGTCCTTGCCACGGCGCTCGGCCCGCACACCCCGCGGACGCTGCGCCCCGACAGCCCCGCGATCCCGCTCCCGGCCGGTTCTCCGGTGAGCCTGGAACCCGGGTGCCAGGTGGAGATCTCCTCTCCGCCGCAGGCCTCGCTGCGTGATCTGCACGCGGCTGTGGAGGCCGATCTCGCTCATCTCACCGGTCTTCTCGCCCGCCACGGCCTCGAACTCGGCGCCGCGGGCATCGACGAACACCGTCCGCCCCGGCGCGTTCTGCGCACGCCCCGCTACGCCGCCATGGAACGCCGGTTCGCCCCGATCGGGGCGGGCGGCATCACCATGATGTGCAGCACCGCGGGCCTGCAGATCTGCGTGGACGCGGGCGAAGCCCACGAGGTCGCCGCGCGCTGGGCCGCCGCGCACGCGATGGGTCCGCCGTTGCTGGCGCTGTTCGCGAATTCCCGCGTGCACGCCGGAGCGGACACCGGATTCGCCTCGGCGCGCTGGCTCGCGGTGCTGGAAACCGAACCGGTCCGGAGCCAATCGCCCGAACCCGGCACGGACCCGGCCCGCGAATGGGCCCGGCGGATGATGGACACGCCGCTGATGGTGTTCCCGCGCGGCGAACGGCCGTGGGACGCGCCCGACGGGCTCACCTTCGCCGAGTGGATCGGCGGCCGGGGCGCGGCCGCGGTGCTGCGCCGCCCGACGGTCGCGGACCTCGACTACCACCTCACCACGATGTTCACCCCGGTGCGGCCGCAGGGCTACCTCGAGCTGAGGTACCTGGACGGGCAGCCGCCGGGGGAATGGCTGCCGCCGGTAGCGCTGGTCACCGCGCTGCTGGCGAATCAGTCCACAGTGGACAAGGTGCGGGAGGTGTGCGCGCCCGCGGCGGGCCGCTGGGTCGACGCCGCGCAGTGCGGCATGGCGGACGCGCAGCTGGCGGCGGTCGCCAGGGAGCTGGTGGAGCTGGGCATCGCCGAGCTTCCGGCCAGTGGGCTTCCGGAGAGCACCGTCGACGGGCTGGCCGCCGGGCTGCGCGCCCGGGCCGCCGGAGTGCCGCGCCAGGACCGATGA
- a CDS encoding Glu/Leu/Phe/Val dehydrogenase dimerization domain-containing protein: protein MDTRIAEPLMKLTWTDPVTGARGYLVVHSLVSGVATGGTRMRAGCTVDEVADLARGMANKTAAFNLPVGGAKGGIDFDPKDPRATGVLTRFCEFLRPWLDASWVTAEDLGVPQHLIDEVFATLGLEQSYHAAIRRSADPARTLRRVQAGLNAPVPGGQLLGDVIGGYGVAQACLGAANTWGWGVAETSVAIQGIGTMGGGAAWYLHEAGMKVVAVADAAGTLYDPEGLDVPGLLELRDRFGEVDRGRLPDGVQTLPREAVVSVDADIFVPAAISYALRVDNENLVKAKVVVEAANAATTPEAEAALSARGVAVIPDFIANAGAAAWAWWLLLGEVGADPADSFLRLRTEMQAKVALVLAEWHLDRVPPRVTALRQAEVTREARAAEALSPVGAPALMIP, encoded by the coding sequence ATGGACACGCGGATCGCCGAACCGCTGATGAAGCTGACGTGGACGGACCCGGTCACGGGTGCGCGCGGCTACCTGGTCGTGCACAGCCTGGTTTCCGGTGTCGCCACGGGCGGCACGCGAATGCGCGCCGGCTGCACCGTCGACGAGGTGGCCGACCTCGCGCGCGGCATGGCGAACAAGACGGCCGCGTTCAACCTCCCGGTCGGCGGCGCGAAGGGCGGCATCGACTTCGACCCGAAGGACCCGCGCGCGACCGGCGTGCTCACCCGGTTTTGCGAGTTCCTGCGGCCTTGGCTGGACGCCAGCTGGGTGACTGCTGAGGATCTGGGGGTGCCGCAGCACCTCATCGACGAGGTTTTCGCGACGCTCGGGTTGGAGCAGTCGTACCACGCCGCGATCCGCCGGTCGGCTGATCCGGCTCGGACGCTTCGGCGGGTTCAGGCCGGGCTCAATGCTCCGGTTCCCGGCGGACAGTTGCTGGGGGACGTCATCGGCGGTTATGGCGTGGCGCAGGCTTGTCTCGGCGCCGCGAACACGTGGGGCTGGGGGGTTGCCGAGACTTCGGTCGCGATTCAGGGGATCGGGACTATGGGGGGCGGTGCGGCTTGGTACCTGCATGAAGCGGGGATGAAGGTCGTTGCTGTCGCGGATGCGGCTGGGACGTTGTATGACCCGGAAGGGTTGGACGTGCCTGGATTGCTGGAGTTGCGGGACCGGTTCGGGGAGGTTGACCGGGGGCGGCTGCCTGACGGGGTTCAGACGTTGCCTCGTGAGGCTGTGGTGTCTGTTGATGCGGATATCTTTGTGCCCGCGGCTATTTCTTATGCGCTGCGGGTGGACAACGAGAATCTTGTGAAGGCCAAGGTTGTGGTTGAGGCGGCTAATGCTGCTACTACGCCTGAGGCTGAGGCGGCGTTGTCTGCTCGTGGGGTTGCGGTTATTCCGGACTTTATCGCCAATGCCGGGGCTGCTGCTTGGGCGTGGTGGTTGCTGCTCGGTGAAGTGGGGGCGGATCCGGCTGATTCGTTCTTGCGGTTGCGGACCGAGATGCAGGCCAAGGTGGCGTTGGTGTTGGCGGAGTGGCATTTGGATCGGGTTCCGCCTCGGGTTACTGCTTTGCGGCAGGCTGAGGTTACTCGGGAGGCTCGTGCTGCTGAAGCGCTTAGTCCGGTGGGGGCGCCTGCGTTGATGATTCCTTGA
- a CDS encoding ESX secretion-associated protein EspG, producing MDVPVEALAALAEREQVGRLHVTLRPDPAWLSETERDEAAKRVDDALALAGLVDSRGRATVDFLDWLPLLVRPVIEYYGWVATGDRTYGVLAAASGLQAVLAVSDGEHVGVQEIDRERVLETLVEQLPAVGPGGGQVRTVRVADLTEAARRGEDAFPLDPVLSDVLTLVQRPVHGSGELYAGRRDDVGRYVRLEEPLHYADTDWGRYLSYTVGAGPDAEIRIGPAGPAELCGALRSLERTLN from the coding sequence GTGGATGTCCCGGTCGAAGCGCTCGCGGCGCTGGCCGAACGCGAGCAGGTGGGCCGGCTGCACGTGACGCTGCGCCCGGACCCGGCGTGGCTGTCGGAAACCGAACGCGACGAAGCGGCGAAGCGTGTGGACGACGCGCTCGCGCTGGCGGGCCTGGTCGACTCGCGCGGCCGAGCCACTGTGGACTTCCTCGACTGGCTCCCGCTGCTCGTGCGCCCGGTAATCGAGTACTACGGCTGGGTCGCGACCGGTGATCGGACGTATGGAGTGCTCGCCGCGGCCAGCGGATTGCAGGCAGTGCTCGCGGTGTCGGACGGCGAACACGTCGGCGTCCAGGAGATCGACCGCGAACGAGTGCTGGAAACGCTGGTGGAGCAGCTGCCCGCGGTCGGCCCGGGCGGCGGGCAAGTACGCACCGTGCGCGTCGCGGACCTCACCGAAGCCGCGCGCCGAGGCGAGGACGCTTTTCCGTTGGACCCGGTGTTGTCGGACGTGCTAACTCTGGTGCAGCGTCCGGTGCACGGCAGCGGAGAGCTGTACGCGGGACGACGCGACGACGTCGGCCGGTACGTCCGGCTGGAAGAACCATTGCACTACGCGGACACGGACTGGGGCCGGTACCTGAGCTACACCGTCGGGGCCGGGCCGGACGCGGAAATCCGGATCGGGCCAGCGGGCCCGGCCGAACTGTGCGGTGCGCTGCGATCCCTGGAGCGCACCCTGAACTGA
- a CDS encoding 3-methyladenine DNA glycosylase — MTVQVVLAEEDWQARERAHGERMRAWTGPHQERRARDEKHPVLDFLFTYYSHRPGHLERWQPGPGVVLAGASARRFLERPAYVETEAGVMLDPAAFTGRRARTAEFVLKLLSATASRSPRLSCFGLHEWAMVYREPADSVRHAQVPLRLGSAGTDEVVESMDIRCGHYDAFRFFTDPARPRNTLAPTRESQVELEQPGCLHANMDLFKWAYKLDPFVPAELVGDCFALAADVRELDMRASPYDLADYGYRPVPIETPEGRASYARAQAGFAERAAPLRARLIGLCRGLLADPAKPPESPED, encoded by the coding sequence ATGACCGTGCAGGTCGTGCTCGCCGAGGAGGACTGGCAGGCCCGGGAGCGAGCGCACGGCGAGCGGATGCGCGCGTGGACCGGGCCACACCAGGAACGTCGGGCGCGGGACGAGAAACATCCCGTACTGGATTTCCTGTTCACCTATTACTCGCATCGGCCGGGGCATCTCGAACGCTGGCAGCCGGGTCCGGGCGTGGTGCTCGCGGGCGCGTCCGCGCGGCGGTTCCTCGAACGTCCCGCTTACGTCGAGACCGAGGCCGGGGTGATGCTCGACCCGGCGGCCTTCACCGGCCGCCGGGCGCGCACCGCCGAGTTCGTGCTGAAGCTGTTGTCGGCCACGGCGTCCCGGTCGCCGCGGCTGAGCTGTTTCGGGCTCCACGAATGGGCCATGGTCTACCGCGAGCCCGCGGACTCGGTGCGGCACGCGCAGGTCCCGCTGCGGCTCGGTTCGGCGGGGACCGACGAGGTCGTGGAGTCGATGGACATCCGGTGCGGGCACTACGACGCGTTCCGGTTCTTCACCGACCCGGCGCGGCCGCGCAACACGCTCGCGCCGACACGGGAATCGCAGGTCGAACTGGAACAGCCGGGCTGCTTGCACGCCAATATGGATCTTTTCAAATGGGCTTACAAGCTCGATCCGTTCGTGCCCGCCGAACTGGTCGGCGACTGTTTCGCGCTCGCCGCGGACGTCCGTGAACTGGACATGCGGGCCAGCCCGTACGATCTAGCGGACTACGGCTACCGGCCGGTGCCGATCGAGACCCCCGAAGGGCGGGCCTCCTACGCCCGCGCCCAGGCCGGATTCGCCGAGCGGGCCGCGCCGCTGCGGGCCCGCCTCATCGGCCTCTGCCGCGGGCTGCTCGCCGACCCGGCGAAGCCGCCGGAGTCGCCCGAAGACTGA